The following nucleotide sequence is from Echeneis naucrates chromosome 17, fEcheNa1.1, whole genome shotgun sequence.
ATAAACCAGCCAACCAGCCAAAGCACACCAGCTCAGACTAAAGCTGCACCTGAGTAGCCGGCTAGCAAAGCGCAAACTACTCATATTAAGAGGACACGAACCGTGGCAATGACACAAGCTTTAAATCGGCAAAATGCGAGAGGACGAGGGCAAAGAGACAAAGTATCGACTGCTGTGAAAGGATGCGAGCTCAGTTAGCGTTAAGGCTTTCCCTTTTTTATCATTTAGCATGATCCCGCTAACGTCGAGGCAGTGGATGTCTCATCAAGGCCGGGCACCGCCGGGCGGCAGCTAGCTCAGGGATGCTACAGCGGCGGAGCTACACCGGAGCCGAGCCACCCCGGCCCGCCCAGCACCGCCTAGCCCGGCTGGGACCGTTTCCACTCAAGAAAATTAACTCAAGACATGCAAAAGTGTCAAAGTAAAGCTTTGAAAATCGTTAAGAGAGCGATGCCGAAGTCACCTTGACCGCCATGCTGGTTTGACGTCACGtacagtgggagagagagtcACAGCGCACGCCCTCAGACGTGTCCAGGTCTGAAGTGAAGACGGAACCACACAGCCTCTTAAAAGCTCACACAGCCAAGCCCGAAGTGATCTGGCTCTGAGAGCAGTTCTCCAGCACCGGACCTCTCACATCACGTTTCATTCGGCGCTGACGGTGACACATTTTTAGATAAATGAAAACGCTTTTGTATGTGTGCTCAATCGCTAACCATCCGCCCTGAAATGTGCGTAACAGCCAGCACTGCTGCTATCACTGATGCTGCATGTGGACATTACTCCTGCCGATGCTACTGATGCTGCATGTGGACATTACTCCTACCGATGCTGCAGCTCTCCCTGCTAACGATGCTACTGATGCTGCATGTGGACATTACTCCTACCGATGCTACTGATGCTGCATGTGGACATTACTCCTGCCGATGCTACTGATGCTGCATGTGGACATTACTCCTGCCGATGCTACTGATGCTGCATGTGGACATTACTCCTGCCGATGCTGCAGCTCTCCCTGCTAACGATGCTACTGATGCTGCCACAGCTCCTGCTAAAACCACCCCCACCACTAATACCgattctgctgctgcctctggccTGGCCACAGACATGGCTACTACCTATtcaaatccaatcaaatcaagTTTACCGAGCGCAAACATCACAACAGAGTTACATTAAGGGACTtaacatatagagcaggtctagacccaACAATTCCCTCCTCAAGCAAGCAACAATATATCCATAATACTGCCCCCACAACTATTACCTCCATTACTGGTATTCAGTTACTACTGCACTGCTCACAGTCCTGCTCTGTCAGGGAGCTGCGTCTCATTCAAACATTCATGTGATCATTAACACGAGGGTCTCTTTATAGAAGTTATTTTAAcatggcagatttttttttttatttttactaccAGCTGATGAGCACTAATCTCACTGACCTTGGTGAAGTGTCCATGTCACTGATAAGGCACTGACCTACAGAATCTGCACCACCTGCCAGGACCTATGTTATGTAAGTTTGTTTAACAATCATGGTAATGTAATATGGTGTCAGAGGTAATGTCCCATCATAGAGGTGTTGAAGGGTATGTTTGCTGTTACACGCAAAAGCAAATGTACTCTGGGAATGAGGTTGAAGTTGGAATCACCAGGGCTGGAAGACTGAAAACTACATATTGCTTAATATTTACATCAATATGCTGATGAATGACCATTTTGCTTTTGGATTCATATTAGCTTATAGAAATAATACTGTTGGATATTCTAATTGTATAACTGTAGAGCTGAGTGATATGAATTCTCCAGGAAATTCTCCATGAAAGTGTACTATATCATTAGACAAAAGATAATCTATAATAATCAGACCTATACTAAAGTGAGAGTGTGTTCAGTTTGACATGGTGTTCATCAGTCTGATAGCCTAGGATACAGGATATTTgggtaaaaaaaagtttgattaaATGCATCAGACAGATGTTATCCTGCAgtgaaaaaaccaaaaccatttCCTATGAAATGGGAATGCAGTTTCACACTAACCtccaagaaaaacacacacacaacacaaaactaaaacCTTTTTCTTGAAGCCATAGTTCATATAGGTGCCGTCAAACACTTTCACCCTTGTCACTCTTTGCAACTTTATTGTACCTATAACCAAATTGTTAGCTTTCATTATCTTGTCAGATTTAATAGCCCACTGACTTTATCAAACATTGTTAGGACACGTTAACGTGAGACTTAAAAGTGTTGCCTTCATAGTTGCTCTCTGAAGGTTCCACTTTAAGGTTAAACAAATATAACCTTTGAAAACCTTTGGGGAATGTACCCTGAAGGTGACCACGACTGCTTGAGCTTGTAGCTGTTGTCAGCACAACACACAGTGTCTCATGTTAGGACTCACTTTGACAGCAGCCCAAGATGATATTTGTCTGGAAACCACTGTCACTCAGTCCATACACTTTTAAATTGGCCTACATAAACATGAAGGTTGTGCAGGAGAAATTAGCATACTTTCCTCTGAGCTTAGGACACAAGGGTTTACGGGACTTACATGATCTTCCCCTCAACAGAAATCCATGGGTCTATGGGAGTTGAGTAGTATTATTATGGAGCCTGGCGCCATTGAACAGCTATaagtaataatataataattaaatcaaacattatGCACCAATTAACCATACTTTactaacaaaaaagaaatgtgcaaagAAAACTACATTTGACgttttacacaaataaatttgaataatcacaataacagcaacacatataaacaaacaaaaaaaatacaataaagatCAAACTCCAACACGAAAAAATATAAACGACACGActgggaggaaagaaaatgataaaaactcCGTGTTCATACGGGCCCCACAGTCGCGTCACGTGACACCCGGACCACGTGACCAGCCCATGGCGGCGCACAGTGCAGGTCGGCTGGTGAGACCAGGTAGGGACTGAACTGTAGGACACCTCAGACCACCGGAGTCTGCAGAAAGTCAAAATCAAGTGCTGTGGCAAACACGTTAAAACACGGTTTGAGGGTAATGGccgatgtttttatttatttatcttttaaccCAGACGATATTAGCTTGCTAGGCTTAGCCAACAGAGAGGTGTTTGTTTACACACATAAGGAGGGCAGATTGCTAGAAGGTCCAGTCCTGGATAAATCCATCACTGACAAAACTTTGAATCTGGATTTGCCTTTGCTACCAAGGACCttgtctggtttgtgtttgtgtaagggCATATAACTCACATTCACTATTTGCGCTGCATTCACCGCTGCTGTGGCTGATAGGGAAATTGTGTATGAAGCATCCGTTATCTATGGACGCGCTGCGTGGCTTTATTAGATAACAACATCATAGTGGACAGTATATTAAAAATGATGTCTTAAGTGAAGGAAAACACAGGATTCTATTCTGCAGTCAAACTTGGCAGTGTTGGGATTCCATGTAATATCTCTGACAGTGAAAGTGTTGAGCCTTGAACACAACAGATCCGCataacatcaaaaataaaattttgaccGCATACACCAAAGTTTAAATAACCTTTGTTCCcgttatatattatttattatagtgatttaatattttgttgtgtgGCTTTTTGTACAAACTCTACCTGAATTTGAATTGCATTTGaaaaattttaaagaaatacaagTTGTTGCTACCATTTATTGTTAGCAGGAAAACATTATCAGAGAGAGCGCTCTCCTCTTCACTCTGCtgcttcccttttcttcttcttctccaggaATAGGTAGCTTCCTGCAGAAACAAGTAACAAGTAGCCACGTCACCACACCCCTGCTGGGTCAGCAACATCGGTCCTTCTTCTGGAGGAAGTGGAAAACTTCTCATAATGTCGTTCGCCCAGCTACAGTCAGGCCTGCCTATGCAGTGCCCAAGGTACAAGACCTAATGTTCCCATAATGCCACAGTTCTAAGCAGCATTCTCATTGGATGGTTAGGAGATaagtttgtgttcatttaaGTTTTCTTTGAGTAATTTTAATTGGAAAGTCTGACTTATCTTATGAACTTTTTTAGTATTTAACAGGCACATACTAACTTGTGTGTCCAGCTGTGACACATTTTGTGAGAACTGAAGAATTTCTAGTACTTTCCACTAGACTGTAGCAAATTATGGGGCAGTTAAGAACATCCAGGGATGCATATGGTGATTGCCATTGCAGTCTATTTAATGTAGTTAAGTCCTTCTCAATAGAAAAAATGATTTGTTAAAGAAACCTTTTAAGCATTGTTGACTGATTCAACTTTTGTAATCTTTACTGTTACACACTAAAGGCACCAAAAGTGCTCATGTAGTTTGCtaaataattacttttattatCTAAATGACAAGAATATGACCCAACCCTCATATCCAGTCCTTTCTGTACCTTCCTGACTCTAGCACATTGTGCGGCCTGACTATGTAGGCACCGGGGTGGTGCCACAGTGGCCAGACTACATAGAGATCAAAAACCAAGAGCAGATCGAAGGCCTTGCCAGATCGTGTCAGTTAGCCAGACATGTACTGCTACTAGCTGCACGCAGTCTCAAGGTAAGCACCTATCAATACAAGTGTTGTTTATGTTTGATGAACATGCTTCTTACACAAAGTTATGATCTGTGACTTCCAGGTTGGCATGACAACAGATGAAATAGACTACATTGTGCACCAGGAGACAATCAAACATAATGCTTACCCGTCACCTCTCAGATACGGGGGTTTCCCCAAGTCAGTCTGTACGTCTGTGAACAACGTGGTCTGTCATGGCATACCTGACAGGTAAAATGGATGTTCATTCAGACTATTTACCTTCCTTTTCTCCCATTAAATACACACCGCCGCTGATACAATTGTTTATTAGCTCACAGCATCTCATCTCATGATCATCTGACCAAAATATGTCATCATTGTACAGCATATATTATTCTGCATCAGTTgtaaatttagaaaaatgtgaGTGCTTCACTgtattcatcattcatctgtTGTTACTGGTGTGTCCTGCAGTCGGCAACTTCAAGATGGAGATATCATCAATGTTGATGTTACTGTAAGTTGATACCCTCACATTCACAAAGACATAAACAGTCAGAGCAACACTGGGCCCATCTAACATCTAACATCTGCCTATTCCTGATAGGTATATTTGGATGGTTACCACGGCGATACCTCAGAAACCTTCTTGATTGGCCAGGTTGATGAGGTTGGGCAGCGATTGGTGGAGACTGCCAAGCAATGCCGAGATCAGGCCATCGCTGCCTGTAAGCCTGGTGAACAACTATGTGTTATAGGAAACACTATAAGGTAGATGcacacaaaatatacacagaaaGTAGATACAAATAAGATACATAGGTACCATATAATTACTTTCTTAATgtccttttttaaaacaaatttttgtACCTTTGTCAGTGAAATAGCCCACGCTAGTGGCTTCCAAGTGTGTCCATATTTCATCGGACATGGAATAGGCTccatttttcattgtcatcCAGAGATCTGGCACCATGGTAAGTTTGGGCCTATGCTCAGATGATTAGACAAACTCCAATATGGGATCTTAAGACAAAAGCTGCAAGCAAAAACATGACAATTGTTCTTGTCCTAAAATGTGTGTAATGTTTTCTTGAGGTTTGTATCCCCGCTAAAATAtcattgaaatatttacattctCTGGAAAAAATGAACCCTTCTGCTAATGGCATTCATAAAAGCTAATTAGGGGATGGCGTTATCAAACCTGGAGTCCAGACAGAGCAACTTTAATTTATTATGACTGGTATTTTGAGTTTTCTCTTTACAAGCAGAATCTGCTGCAGTGAGCAATGCCTTGAAAAAGAGATCTCATATGGCTTTAGATCAAGGATTGTTGATTTGCACACAATTCATCTAAAATAATTTGGATAAAGGCTGGAGGCCTATGAGTGTCGTTGGAGATGGTTAACATTTCTGGtctttaaatgttaatgtgatATTAGCTCAGGGACACTGTGTCCACACATGCAACATATGTGACGATCAGATCACATTTTATCACCAGTTAATTTTGGTCATCCAAAaggttcacatatttttttcttcccactgtaGCTCTTACATTCCAATAATGACACTGTTCGTATTCATGCTCTTTCAGGTTTGCGTGTGCATCATATGTGTTACTGTGTGATAATATGGATTAAATATTATTAAGTCTGGAATGCCTGATCCTTTGAGCAAGATGACTTTTGTAAGAGACTCAGAAAAGCTGTTTAATCTGTGAGGCAAGGACATCAAAATCTGAGATTAAAGGTGAAATTAATTTTAGATGCTCAATGGCTGAAATCAATTAATCATGATTCTAAatgctcttttcttttaatccCATAACCTTcttttgctctttattttcaGCTAATGACAATGATATGACCATGGATGAAGGAATGACTTTCACGATAGGCGAgttacatttcattattttcatggcTGTGCACAGATGACATTGTGTCTGGCTGTGGTGCTAATTTAGTCCGTTTTTTAGAGCCCATACTGATGGAGGGGTCTACAGAGTTCAGAATCCTGAAGGACAAATGGACCGCTGTGTCTACAGATGATAAAAGGTAGGTGCAAAAAGGTCTTGCCTGTCCTGTCAAAACACATATGAAACACTTTCCCAGCTGgcatcgtcatcatcattatcCTATAAACCTATAAAGTCTATAAATTAACTAGTGAGTTGTAGGTGTGCAGAAGAGAGATATCAGTCTTCTCGTCTTCATTCTTAcgagtgtgttgtgtgttttctaattGACAATCATGCAGGTCGGCTCAGTTTGAACACACTGTGGTCATCACGTCTGACGGGGTGGATATTCTCACCAGATTACCAGAAGAAGATCTCTGACCTGACTGTAAATGCTGACTGCTGGACCAGCCGTCAGGCATctctttgtaatttttattttttttacaggacttcttttaggttttaaaattaaaattaaatcgTTAACTAAAACTTATGCAGAGACCTATattcattttgctttatttatttttttcaccttttgttgGCACACACTAGAATGAAGTAGTGTGCTCAACTGagtgtttatattttcagtgaaaaagatCCCTATCCTCTCCAAATATAGTCCGGACTTGTTAGCTAATTAGCACATAGCTACCAGTGCCCTTTTTATTAGTCAATAAATCACTTAAATTTGACCTAATGTCAAGGTACAAGGAAGTAACCAGGAACTCTTATAGGAAATAGTTAAATTTGAGTTCCTCTAGAAGGTTTTGGCAAAGATTTTAGAAACAGTGAGGTCTTGAAGCCAGACTTGACCACAAAAAAAGCCTTGTCACCAAGAAATACttgaaaaatgtcagatttttgaataaaaatatttatttttgtaggaTTCAGTTAAATTGTCTTAAAAAGTCATGGGCATCAGTTCAGTCTCCTCAGTGGGAGCTATGAAGTCATGTCCATTGGTCTTAGgatatatttttctgctttgaagATCATCAAACAAAGCGTGTTATTGTTTCCATCAGGTTATGGATATCT
It contains:
- the metap1d gene encoding methionine aminopeptidase 1D, mitochondrial; this translates as MAAHSAGRLVRPGIGSFLQKQVTSSHVTTPLLGQQHRSFFWRKWKTSHNVVRPATVRPAYAVPKHIVRPDYVGTGVVPQWPDYIEIKNQEQIEGLARSCQLARHVLLLAARSLKVGMTTDEIDYIVHQETIKHNAYPSPLRYGGFPKSVCTSVNNVVCHGIPDSRQLQDGDIINVDVTVYLDGYHGDTSETFLIGQVDEVGQRLVETAKQCRDQAIAACKPGEQLCVIGNTISEIAHASGFQVCPYFIGHGIGSIFHCHPEIWHHANDNDMTMDEGMTFTIEPILMEGSTEFRILKDKWTAVSTDDKRSAQFEHTVVITSDGVDILTRLPEEDL